In Microbacterium soli, a single window of DNA contains:
- the ligA gene encoding NAD-dependent DNA ligase LigA, giving the protein MPENISLEDARAEAEELTSWILDAKDAYYGRDTSLVDDATYDGWMRRLQELERLHPLLQGQDSPTQLVGAAESTGLDTIEHAERMLSLDNVFSLDELREWEAKARASVGREVAWLTELKIDGLAINLRYENGILTSAATRGDGRVGEIVTENALRLAAIPERLSGSGHPPLMEVRGEVFIPVAAFERLNAAQASFRDRAYAESRAKWEARGGAGKKPFDEERARTAAARRFPSFANPRNAASGGLRQQLDKKSGLELEAGRLRTESLSLYVHGIGAWPDPPVAAQSEIYDLLASWGLPTSPHAKVCHSVDEVAEYVAYFGEHRHDIEHELDGIVVKVDALALHAELGETSRAPRWAIAYKYPPEEVQTKLLDIVVSVGRTGRATPFAVMEPAHVAGSVVRQATLHNKDVVKAKGVLIGDTVVLRKAGDVIPEVLGPVIERRDGTEREFVMPERCPECDTPLRAMKEGDVDLRCPNARSCPAQVRGRVEHIGSRGALDVEALGEVTAAALTQAEPPATAPLPTEAGLFTLVLEDLVPISVVVRDAETGEPKVDEQTGELVRRAPFQKLGPAKYPPGTEVLSPAERRRRGIRKDHHDVLPSEAAIKLLAELEKAKTKELWRLLVSLNIRHVGPVAARSLAQWFGSLDAIRSATREELAAVEGVGGIIADSLLRWFEVDWHQEIIDQWTAAGVRWATPGHPGPGASAAEGGVLEGVTVVATGTLDGYTREGAQEAIIRAGGKAASSVSKKTDFVAAGPGAGSKLAKAEDLGIRILDSAQFHLLVTQGPDALEADGHE; this is encoded by the coding sequence GTGCCGGAGAACATCTCACTGGAGGACGCTCGCGCCGAGGCCGAGGAGTTGACCTCGTGGATCCTCGACGCGAAGGACGCCTATTACGGGCGGGACACCTCGCTCGTGGACGACGCGACGTACGACGGCTGGATGCGGCGACTGCAGGAGCTCGAGCGCCTGCACCCTCTGCTGCAGGGCCAGGACTCGCCGACGCAGCTGGTGGGGGCTGCGGAATCGACCGGGCTCGACACGATCGAGCATGCCGAGCGGATGCTGAGCCTGGACAACGTCTTCTCACTCGACGAACTGCGCGAGTGGGAGGCCAAGGCGCGGGCGTCGGTCGGGCGGGAGGTCGCCTGGCTCACGGAGCTGAAGATCGACGGGCTCGCGATCAACCTGCGCTACGAGAACGGCATCCTCACCTCCGCGGCGACGCGAGGCGACGGACGTGTCGGAGAGATCGTCACCGAGAACGCGCTGCGCCTGGCGGCCATCCCCGAGCGGCTCTCCGGCTCCGGGCACCCGCCGCTCATGGAGGTGCGTGGGGAGGTGTTCATCCCCGTCGCCGCGTTCGAACGGCTCAACGCGGCTCAGGCCTCGTTCCGCGACCGGGCGTACGCCGAGTCACGGGCGAAGTGGGAGGCTCGAGGCGGTGCGGGCAAGAAGCCCTTCGATGAGGAGCGGGCGCGCACCGCGGCGGCGCGCCGGTTCCCGTCGTTCGCCAACCCCCGCAATGCCGCCAGCGGCGGCCTGCGGCAGCAGCTCGACAAGAAGAGCGGTCTCGAGCTGGAGGCGGGGCGGCTGCGCACCGAATCGCTGTCCCTGTACGTGCACGGCATCGGCGCCTGGCCTGATCCTCCGGTGGCCGCGCAGAGCGAGATCTACGACCTGCTGGCCTCCTGGGGCCTTCCGACCAGCCCGCATGCGAAGGTGTGCCACTCGGTCGACGAGGTCGCCGAGTACGTGGCGTACTTCGGGGAGCACCGGCACGACATCGAGCACGAGCTGGACGGCATCGTCGTCAAGGTGGACGCCCTCGCGCTGCACGCCGAGCTGGGCGAGACCAGCCGTGCGCCGCGCTGGGCGATCGCGTACAAGTACCCGCCGGAGGAAGTGCAGACGAAGCTGCTCGACATCGTCGTCTCGGTCGGGCGCACCGGCCGCGCGACCCCGTTCGCGGTCATGGAGCCCGCCCATGTGGCGGGATCGGTGGTGCGGCAGGCGACGCTGCACAACAAGGACGTCGTCAAGGCGAAGGGCGTGCTGATCGGCGACACGGTCGTGCTGCGCAAGGCGGGCGACGTCATCCCCGAGGTGCTCGGACCCGTGATCGAAAGACGTGACGGCACCGAGCGGGAGTTCGTCATGCCGGAACGCTGCCCGGAGTGCGATACGCCGCTGCGCGCCATGAAGGAGGGCGACGTCGACCTGCGCTGCCCGAACGCGCGTTCGTGCCCAGCGCAGGTGCGCGGGCGCGTCGAGCACATCGGCTCGCGCGGCGCGCTCGACGTGGAGGCGTTGGGGGAGGTGACGGCGGCGGCGCTGACCCAGGCCGAGCCGCCCGCGACCGCACCGCTTCCCACGGAGGCAGGGCTCTTCACTCTCGTGCTGGAGGACCTCGTGCCCATCTCCGTCGTCGTCCGCGACGCGGAGACCGGCGAGCCGAAGGTCGATGAACAGACCGGCGAACTCGTCCGTCGTGCGCCGTTCCAGAAGCTCGGTCCGGCGAAATACCCGCCGGGGACGGAGGTCCTCTCGCCGGCGGAACGGCGCAGACGCGGGATCCGCAAGGACCATCACGACGTGCTGCCTTCGGAGGCCGCGATCAAGCTGCTCGCCGAGCTGGAGAAGGCGAAGACCAAGGAGCTGTGGCGGCTGCTGGTGTCGTTGAACATCCGCCATGTGGGGCCCGTCGCGGCCCGCTCGCTCGCGCAGTGGTTCGGGTCGTTGGACGCCATCCGCTCGGCCACACGAGAGGAGCTCGCCGCCGTGGAAGGGGTCGGCGGGATCATCGCCGATTCGCTGCTGCGGTGGTTCGAGGTCGACTGGCATCAGGAGATCATCGATCAGTGGACGGCAGCGGGAGTGCGGTGGGCGACGCCCGGGCATCCCGGCCCGGGCGCGTCGGCCGCGGAAGGCGGCGTGCTCGAGGGAGTGACCGTGGTCGCCACGGGCACCCTCGACGGCTACACGCGCGAAGGAGCGCAGGAGGCGATCATCCGCGCAGGCGGCAAGGCGGCCTCGTCCGTCTCGAAGAAGACCGACTTCGTCGCGGCCGGTCCCGGCGCGGGCTCGAAGCTCGCGAAGGCGGAGGACCTCGGCATCCGCATCCTCGATTCCGCGCAGTTCCACCTGCTGGTCACGCAGGGTCCGGACGCCCTGGAGGCCGACGGTCATGAGTGA
- a CDS encoding DEAD/DEAH box helicase, with amino-acid sequence MTADDIASGEPTTASAPETAASTAEEASEPGFEDIGITGPVLKAIRELGYESPSPIQAATIPLLLEGRDVLGTAQTGTGKTAAFALPVLEHLDLSQKTPQALVLAPTRELALQVCEAFESYSSKMKGVRVLPVYGGQGYGVQLSALRRGVHVVVGTPGRIMDHQAKGTLDLSELKHLVLDEADEMLKMGFAEDVEQILAQTPEDKQVALFSATMPAAIRRLAQKYLNAPEEVSITARTTTNQNITQRYLVVSYAQKVDALTRILEVENFDGMIVFVRTKNETETLAEKLRARGYSAAAINGDVPQAQRERSVNHLKDGKLDILVATDVAARGLDVERISHVVNFDIPTDTESYVHRIGRTGRAGRTGDAISFITPRERYLLRHIERATRQAPTQMQLPTTEDVNTTRLARFDDAITTALQERARIAAFRDIIDHYVRHHDVPESDVAAALAVVAQGETPLLLDPEHDPLARAVQRDNRPPRSRSDRDDRAPRERRSRGDYAAYRIEVGRRHRVEPRQIVGALANEGGLGRDDFGAIAIRPDFSIVELPVNLDPAVLERLRDTRISGRLIEIKPDRGVPNRRAPRDGGRYEGYRGDRYRRDGDHGDRHGSTRGRQNDRRGRDDRQQGRDDRDARWDDRPPRKPRHKS; translated from the coding sequence GTGACTGCTGACGATATCGCCTCCGGCGAGCCCACCACCGCATCCGCTCCCGAGACCGCCGCGTCCACGGCGGAGGAGGCGTCGGAGCCGGGCTTCGAGGACATCGGCATCACCGGCCCGGTCCTGAAGGCCATCCGTGAACTCGGCTACGAGAGCCCCTCGCCCATTCAGGCCGCGACCATCCCGCTGCTGTTGGAAGGGCGGGATGTGCTCGGCACCGCGCAGACCGGCACCGGCAAGACGGCGGCGTTCGCGCTGCCCGTGCTCGAACACCTCGATCTGTCGCAGAAGACGCCGCAGGCGCTCGTGCTGGCACCGACCCGCGAGCTGGCACTGCAGGTCTGCGAGGCGTTCGAGTCGTACTCCTCGAAGATGAAGGGCGTGCGCGTCCTGCCGGTCTACGGCGGTCAGGGCTACGGCGTGCAGCTCTCGGCGCTGCGCCGTGGCGTGCATGTCGTCGTCGGCACGCCCGGGCGCATCATGGACCACCAGGCCAAGGGCACGCTCGACCTGTCGGAGCTGAAGCACCTCGTGCTGGACGAGGCCGACGAGATGCTCAAGATGGGCTTCGCGGAGGACGTCGAGCAGATCCTCGCGCAGACGCCGGAGGACAAGCAGGTCGCACTGTTCTCCGCCACGATGCCCGCCGCCATCCGCAGACTGGCGCAGAAGTACCTGAACGCGCCCGAAGAGGTCTCGATCACCGCGAGGACCACCACCAACCAGAACATCACGCAACGCTACCTCGTGGTCTCCTATGCGCAGAAGGTGGATGCGCTGACACGCATCCTCGAGGTGGAGAACTTCGACGGCATGATCGTCTTCGTCCGCACGAAGAACGAGACCGAGACGCTCGCGGAGAAGCTCCGCGCCCGTGGATACTCCGCGGCCGCCATCAACGGCGACGTGCCTCAGGCGCAGCGCGAGCGCAGCGTGAACCATCTCAAGGACGGCAAGCTCGACATCCTCGTCGCCACCGACGTCGCCGCCCGTGGCCTGGATGTGGAGCGCATCAGCCACGTCGTGAACTTCGACATCCCCACCGACACGGAGTCGTACGTGCACCGCATCGGGCGCACGGGGCGCGCCGGGCGCACCGGGGATGCCATCAGCTTCATCACCCCGCGAGAGCGCTACCTGCTGCGCCATATCGAGAGGGCGACACGGCAGGCGCCCACGCAGATGCAGCTGCCCACCACGGAGGACGTCAACACCACGCGCCTGGCGCGCTTCGACGACGCCATCACGACGGCTCTTCAGGAGCGCGCGCGCATCGCCGCGTTCCGCGACATCATCGACCACTACGTGCGCCACCATGACGTGCCCGAGAGCGACGTAGCCGCCGCACTCGCCGTCGTGGCCCAGGGAGAGACCCCGCTGCTACTGGACCCCGAGCACGATCCGCTGGCCAGGGCCGTGCAGCGGGACAACCGTCCGCCGCGCTCCCGCTCCGACCGCGACGACCGTGCGCCGCGCGAGCGCCGCAGCAGGGGCGACTACGCGGCGTATCGCATCGAGGTGGGACGACGGCATCGTGTCGAACCGCGCCAGATCGTGGGTGCGCTCGCGAACGAGGGCGGCCTGGGCCGGGACGACTTCGGCGCCATCGCCATCAGACCCGACTTCTCCATCGTCGAGCTGCCCGTCAACCTCGACCCGGCCGTGCTGGAGAGACTGCGCGACACGCGCATCTCCGGCAGGCTCATCGAGATCAAGCCCGACCGCGGCGTGCCGAACCGGCGTGCGCCGCGGGACGGAGGCCGGTACGAGGGGTACCGCGGTGACCGGTACCGTCGGGACGGCGATCATGGTGACCGGCACGGCAGCACACGCGGCCGTCAGAACGACCGACGCGGCCGTGACGACCGGCAACAAGGCCGTGACGACCGCGATGCGCGCTGGGACGACCGTCCTCCTCGCAAGCCCCGCCACAAGAGCTGA
- a CDS encoding long-chain-fatty-acid--CoA ligase, whose protein sequence is MTTFKPPRPWTASYAVGVPEDLEPVSGSLVDIVEASARDYPDAAALQFFGAETTYRELQDAIERAAAGLRDLGVRAGDPVAIVLPNCPQHIVAFYAVLRLGAVVVEHNPLYTPRELRKQFEDHGATHAVVWSKVVETVQEFPDDLAVSTIISVDVTQAMPWLTRLALRLPVAKARASRDALTTRVRGAIAWSRVAASDPLPASHPRPGTDDLAIIQYTSGTTGTPKGASLTHRNLLANAAQARAWVPSITRGDGCVVYAVLPMFHAYGLTLCLTFAMSMGARLVLFPKFDPDMVLEVTRKHPATLLPLVPPIAERLLIAAREKGVSLQGTSVAISGAMALPHELVVPFEEASGGYLVEGYGLSECSPVLMANPVADNRVAGTVGLPLPGTECRVVDPDDPTTDVVPGTPGELLVRGPQVFSGYYGKPEETEAVFVDGWFRTGDIVTIDEAGFVRIVDRIKELIITGGFNVAPTEVEVALRRHPDVVDAAVVGLPSDHSGEEVVAAIVVDGGRDVDVEAVREFARGVLTPYKVPRRVFVVDELPTSLIGKVLRRQVRERLLALTSGE, encoded by the coding sequence GTGACGACGTTCAAGCCCCCTCGCCCCTGGACCGCCAGCTACGCCGTCGGCGTCCCCGAAGACCTCGAACCGGTCTCCGGCTCTCTCGTCGACATCGTCGAGGCGTCAGCGCGCGATTATCCGGATGCCGCCGCCCTGCAGTTCTTCGGGGCGGAGACGACGTATCGCGAACTGCAGGACGCCATCGAGCGCGCCGCCGCGGGACTACGGGATCTCGGTGTGCGGGCGGGCGACCCCGTGGCCATCGTGCTGCCGAACTGCCCGCAGCACATCGTGGCGTTCTACGCCGTGCTGCGCCTGGGCGCTGTGGTCGTCGAGCACAACCCGCTGTACACGCCCCGCGAGCTGCGCAAGCAGTTCGAGGACCACGGCGCCACGCACGCGGTCGTCTGGAGCAAGGTCGTCGAGACCGTGCAGGAGTTCCCCGACGACCTCGCCGTGTCCACCATCATCTCCGTGGATGTGACGCAGGCGATGCCGTGGCTCACACGGCTGGCGCTGCGGCTGCCCGTCGCGAAGGCCCGAGCTTCGCGTGACGCCCTCACCACCCGGGTGCGCGGGGCCATCGCCTGGTCCCGCGTGGCGGCGTCCGATCCGCTCCCCGCCTCCCACCCGCGGCCGGGCACCGATGACCTGGCGATCATCCAGTACACGTCAGGCACCACCGGTACGCCTAAGGGCGCGTCGCTGACACACCGCAACCTCCTCGCCAACGCCGCGCAGGCGCGGGCCTGGGTGCCCTCGATCACGCGCGGCGACGGCTGCGTCGTCTATGCGGTGCTGCCGATGTTCCACGCCTACGGGCTGACGCTGTGCCTCACTTTCGCGATGTCCATGGGTGCGCGGCTCGTGCTGTTCCCGAAGTTCGACCCGGACATGGTGCTGGAGGTCACGCGGAAGCATCCGGCGACCCTGCTGCCGCTCGTGCCGCCGATCGCCGAGCGCCTGCTGATCGCGGCCCGCGAGAAGGGCGTCTCGCTGCAGGGAACCTCCGTGGCGATATCCGGGGCGATGGCACTCCCGCACGAACTGGTCGTGCCGTTCGAGGAGGCCTCCGGCGGGTACCTCGTCGAAGGCTACGGGCTCAGCGAGTGCTCACCCGTGCTGATGGCCAATCCCGTCGCCGACAACCGGGTCGCCGGCACCGTCGGTCTGCCCCTGCCCGGCACGGAGTGCCGGGTCGTGGACCCCGATGATCCCACGACCGACGTCGTGCCGGGCACGCCGGGCGAGCTTCTCGTGCGCGGACCGCAGGTGTTCTCCGGCTACTACGGCAAACCTGAGGAGACCGAGGCCGTGTTCGTCGACGGCTGGTTCCGCACCGGCGACATCGTCACGATCGACGAGGCCGGGTTCGTGCGCATCGTGGACCGCATCAAGGAGCTCATCATCACGGGCGGCTTCAACGTGGCTCCCACCGAGGTCGAGGTCGCGCTCCGCCGGCATCCGGATGTCGTGGATGCCGCCGTCGTGGGTCTGCCCAGCGATCACTCGGGCGAGGAGGTCGTGGCGGCCATCGTCGTCGACGGCGGCAGGGATGTCGACGTGGAGGCCGTCCGGGAGTTCGCCCGCGGCGTCCTCACGCCCTACAAGGTGCCACGCAGGGTGTTCGTCGTCGACGAGCTGCCGACGTCCCTGATCGGGAAGGTGCTGCGTCGTCAGGTCAGGGAGCGGCTGCTGGCCCTCACCTCCGGGGAATGA
- the gatC gene encoding Asp-tRNA(Asn)/Glu-tRNA(Gln) amidotransferase subunit GatC: MSEITPDLVRHLGVLARIRLSDEEVTQLTGQLDVIVDNIAKVSEVATPDVPATSHPIALSNVFRPDEIGRTLTHEQVLQNAPDAADGRFRVTAILGEEQ; this comes from the coding sequence GTGTCTGAAATCACCCCCGATCTCGTGCGCCATCTCGGCGTGCTCGCGCGCATCCGACTCTCCGACGAAGAGGTGACGCAGCTGACGGGTCAGCTCGACGTCATCGTGGACAACATCGCCAAGGTGTCGGAGGTGGCCACGCCCGATGTGCCGGCCACCAGCCACCCGATCGCGCTGAGCAACGTCTTCCGCCCCGATGAGATCGGTCGGACGCTCACGCACGAGCAGGTGCTGCAGAACGCACCGGATGCCGCTGACGGGCGCTTCCGGGTGACGGCGATCCTGGGGGAGGAGCAGTGA
- the gatA gene encoding Asp-tRNA(Asn)/Glu-tRNA(Gln) amidotransferase subunit GatA has protein sequence MSEIIRLQASELAEKLRAGEVSSVDATRAHLNRIAAVDGDVHAFLHVNEHALAAAAEIDAKRASGEELGPLAGVPLAVKDVLVTTDQPSTSGSRILEGYMSPYDATVVARSRAAGLVLLGKTNMDEFAMGSSTEHSAYGPTRNPWDLERIPGGSGGGSAAAVAAFEAPLALGSDTGGSIRQPAHVTGTVGIKPTYGGVSRYGSIALASSLDQVGPVSRTVLDAGLLHDVIGGHDPKDSTSLPEQWPSFAEAAREGATGQVLKGLKVGVVKELPDSGFQAGVAASFREALALMEKQGAEIVEISAPHFEYGVAAYYLILPAEASSNLAKFDSVRFGLRVNPDGGGTVEDVMSLTREVGFGPEVKRRIILGTYALSAGYYDAYYGSAQKVRTLIQRDFDAAFAQVDVIATPSAPTTAFRIGEKVDDPLQMYLNDLTTIPANLAGVPGISIPSGLAAEDGLPVGIQFLAPARQDARLYRVGAAVEAALVDSWGSPLLDRAPALREAQNTEGGAR, from the coding sequence GTGAGTGAGATCATCCGGCTCCAGGCGTCCGAGCTCGCCGAGAAGCTGCGTGCGGGTGAGGTCTCCAGTGTGGACGCCACGCGCGCGCACCTGAACCGCATCGCCGCCGTGGACGGCGACGTGCACGCCTTCCTGCATGTCAACGAGCACGCGCTGGCGGCGGCGGCCGAGATCGACGCGAAGCGCGCGTCCGGCGAGGAGCTCGGCCCTCTGGCCGGGGTGCCGTTGGCCGTCAAGGACGTGCTCGTCACGACCGATCAGCCCTCCACGAGCGGGTCGAGGATCCTCGAGGGGTACATGTCCCCCTACGACGCGACGGTCGTGGCGCGCTCGAGGGCGGCGGGACTCGTCCTGCTCGGCAAGACCAACATGGACGAGTTCGCGATGGGCTCCTCCACGGAGCACTCCGCGTACGGTCCGACGCGGAACCCGTGGGATCTGGAGCGGATCCCCGGCGGATCCGGTGGTGGATCGGCGGCGGCCGTGGCCGCGTTCGAGGCGCCCCTCGCCCTCGGTTCGGACACCGGCGGCTCGATCCGCCAGCCCGCGCACGTCACGGGCACGGTGGGCATCAAGCCGACATACGGCGGTGTGAGCCGGTACGGCTCCATCGCGCTGGCATCCAGCCTCGACCAGGTCGGCCCGGTCAGTCGGACGGTGCTGGACGCGGGCCTGCTGCACGACGTCATCGGCGGGCATGACCCCAAGGACTCCACGTCGCTGCCCGAGCAGTGGCCGTCGTTCGCCGAGGCCGCCCGTGAGGGCGCGACCGGGCAGGTGCTCAAGGGTCTGAAGGTGGGAGTCGTCAAGGAGCTCCCCGATTCCGGGTTCCAGGCCGGTGTCGCCGCGTCCTTCCGCGAGGCGCTCGCGCTCATGGAGAAGCAGGGGGCTGAGATCGTCGAGATCTCCGCGCCGCATTTCGAGTACGGTGTGGCCGCGTACTACCTGATCCTGCCCGCCGAGGCGTCCAGCAACCTCGCCAAGTTCGACTCCGTGCGCTTCGGCCTGCGCGTCAATCCGGATGGTGGCGGGACCGTCGAGGACGTGATGTCCCTCACCCGTGAGGTCGGTTTCGGACCGGAGGTGAAGCGCCGCATCATCCTCGGCACGTATGCGCTGTCCGCGGGGTACTACGACGCCTACTACGGGAGTGCGCAGAAGGTCCGCACCCTCATCCAGCGCGACTTCGATGCGGCGTTCGCGCAGGTCGACGTCATCGCCACGCCGTCTGCGCCCACCACGGCGTTCAGGATCGGCGAGAAGGTCGACGACCCGCTGCAGATGTATCTCAACGACCTGACCACGATCCCGGCGAACCTCGCCGGTGTGCCGGGGATCTCGATCCCGTCCGGGCTCGCCGCCGAGGACGGGCTGCCCGTCGGCATCCAGTTCCTCGCTCCCGCACGGCAGGACGCCAGACTGTACCGCGTCGGCGCGGCCGTGGAGGCGGCTCTGGTCGACTCCTGGGGCTCGCCGCTGCTGGATCGGGCGCCCGCGCTCCGCGAAGCGCAGAACACCGAGGGAGGGGCACGCTGA
- the gatB gene encoding Asp-tRNA(Asn)/Glu-tRNA(Gln) amidotransferase subunit GatB: MAAAKLMDYDKALELFEPVLGFEVHVELNTRTKMFSDAPNPANEEFHSAAPNTLIAPVDLGLPGSLPVVNATAVRSAISLGLALGCSIAESCRFARKNYFYPDLGKNYQISQYDEPIAFEGAVEIELEDGTLVQIPIERAHMEEDAGKLTHMGSTGRIQGAEYSLVDYNRAGVPLVEIVTKPIIGAEHRAPEYAKAYIAAIRDIARSLGISEARLERGNLRCDANVSLRPRGQEKLGTRTETKNVNSMRSVERAVRYEIQRQAQILADGGSVVQETRHWHEDTGVTSPGRPKSDADDYRYFPEPDLLPVQPSRELVEELRAALPEQPVARRRRLKSEWGFTDLEYQDVRNGGLVEVVEATVAAGASPAAARKWWTGEITRVANAAEREATELITPENVAALQRLVDAGTLTDKLARQVLDGVIAGEGTPQEVVDARGLAVVSDDGALIAAIDEALTAQPDVLAKIKDGKVQAAGAIIGAVMKAMRGQADAARVRELILERAAQ; encoded by the coding sequence ATGGCCGCGGCCAAGCTGATGGACTACGACAAGGCGCTCGAGCTGTTCGAGCCGGTGCTCGGGTTCGAGGTGCATGTCGAGCTCAACACGCGCACCAAGATGTTCTCGGATGCCCCGAACCCGGCCAACGAGGAGTTCCATTCGGCCGCGCCGAACACGCTCATCGCGCCCGTCGACCTGGGTCTGCCCGGTTCACTCCCCGTCGTCAACGCCACGGCCGTGCGGTCCGCGATCAGCCTCGGCCTGGCCCTGGGCTGCTCGATCGCCGAGTCGTGCCGCTTCGCCCGGAAGAACTATTTCTATCCGGATCTCGGCAAGAACTACCAGATCTCCCAGTACGACGAGCCCATCGCCTTCGAGGGGGCCGTCGAGATCGAACTCGAGGACGGCACGCTCGTGCAGATCCCCATCGAGCGCGCGCACATGGAGGAGGATGCCGGCAAGCTCACCCACATGGGCTCGACCGGTCGCATCCAGGGCGCGGAGTACTCCCTGGTGGACTACAACCGGGCGGGCGTCCCGCTCGTCGAGATCGTCACCAAGCCGATCATCGGGGCCGAGCACCGGGCTCCCGAGTACGCCAAGGCCTATATCGCGGCGATCCGAGACATCGCCCGCTCGCTGGGGATCTCCGAGGCGAGACTGGAGCGAGGGAATCTTCGCTGCGACGCGAACGTGTCCCTGCGCCCCCGCGGGCAGGAGAAGCTGGGCACGCGCACCGAGACGAAGAACGTCAACTCGATGCGCTCCGTGGAGCGCGCCGTGCGATACGAGATCCAGCGCCAGGCGCAGATCCTCGCCGACGGCGGAAGCGTCGTGCAGGAGACCAGGCATTGGCATGAGGACACCGGGGTCACCTCGCCCGGTCGCCCGAAGTCGGATGCCGATGACTACCGGTACTTCCCCGAGCCCGATCTGCTGCCGGTGCAGCCCTCCCGCGAGCTGGTGGAGGAGCTGCGTGCGGCTCTGCCCGAGCAGCCCGTCGCCCGGCGCCGCCGGCTGAAGTCCGAGTGGGGCTTCACCGACCTCGAGTACCAGGACGTCCGCAACGGCGGACTCGTCGAGGTCGTCGAGGCGACGGTGGCGGCGGGCGCATCACCGGCGGCGGCCCGCAAGTGGTGGACCGGCGAGATCACCCGTGTCGCCAACGCCGCCGAGCGGGAGGCGACCGAGCTCATCACCCCCGAGAACGTCGCGGCGCTGCAGCGGCTGGTGGATGCGGGTACCCTGACGGACAAGCTGGCACGACAGGTGCTCGACGGCGTCATCGCCGGGGAAGGGACTCCCCAGGAGGTCGTGGACGCCAGGGGTCTTGCCGTGGTCTCCGACGACGGTGCGCTCATCGCCGCGATCGACGAGGCTCTGACGGCCCAGCCGGATGTGCTCGCGAAGATCAAGGACGGCAAGGTGCAGGCGGCGGGCGCCATCATCGGCGCGGTCATGAAGGCCATGCGGGGTCAGGCCGATGCCGCGCGTGTGCGGGAGCTGATCCTGGAGCGGGCCGCGCAGTGA
- a CDS encoding TetR/AcrR family transcriptional regulator, with the protein MAPVHDTAHARNRILDAAERLFARHGFDGTSTAHLARAAGVPKGLLFYYFPTKPDILTTLLDERLTAAAWEPGPLVVAGDPVRTLLNLADRVRSDRDASGVLRDVIWHEARIRPEVRAVLSRYRHSLHDAITSALRASVPAVVEGRALHAAAAAWAAIITARPLDPPPHAGTGDRPVDATSLQSVARLLSAGLLSTATTT; encoded by the coding sequence ATGGCCCCTGTCCACGACACGGCGCACGCCCGTAACAGGATCCTGGACGCCGCGGAGCGGCTGTTCGCGCGCCACGGCTTCGACGGCACCTCCACCGCCCATCTGGCTCGCGCGGCGGGCGTTCCGAAGGGCCTGCTGTTCTACTACTTCCCCACCAAGCCCGACATCCTCACCACGCTGCTGGATGAACGTCTGACGGCAGCGGCATGGGAGCCGGGCCCGCTCGTGGTCGCCGGCGATCCCGTACGGACGCTTCTCAACCTCGCCGACCGTGTGCGCAGCGATCGAGACGCGTCGGGCGTGCTGCGGGACGTGATCTGGCACGAGGCCCGCATCCGACCCGAGGTGCGCGCGGTGCTCTCCCGGTACCGGCATTCCCTGCATGATGCGATCACGAGCGCACTTCGTGCGAGCGTGCCGGCCGTCGTGGAAGGCCGGGCACTGCATGCCGCGGCGGCCGCATGGGCCGCCATCATCACGGCCCGGCCCCTGGACCCACCACCGCACGCCGGAACAGGCGATCGCCCGGTCGACGCCACGAGCCTGCAGTCGGTCGCCCGGCTGCTCAGCGCCGGGCTGCTGTCCACGGCGACGACGACGTGA
- a CDS encoding SPW repeat domain-containing protein, producing the protein MKRWTRWQDWVAVAAGLYAALASIWTAPRTGASMSLMIVLGVLMIAAGVWSLAAPGVVWIEWVLAALGALLFLSPWFGSFAGSAGPAWTAWICGAVGAIAGLWALAPAERARHAAPGGSRAAHA; encoded by the coding sequence ATGAAGAGGTGGACACGCTGGCAGGACTGGGTGGCCGTCGCCGCCGGGCTGTACGCCGCCCTCGCGAGCATCTGGACAGCGCCGCGCACGGGCGCGTCGATGTCCCTGATGATCGTGCTGGGAGTTCTGATGATCGCCGCCGGGGTGTGGAGTCTGGCAGCGCCGGGTGTGGTGTGGATCGAATGGGTCCTCGCCGCCCTCGGCGCCCTGCTTTTCCTCTCCCCGTGGTTCGGCTCCTTCGCCGGAAGCGCCGGTCCCGCGTGGACCGCGTGGATCTGCGGAGCCGTCGGTGCGATCGCAGGGCTGTGGGCGCTCGCCCCGGCGGAGCGCGCGCGCCACGCCGCTCCGGGAGGTTCGCGCGCCGCGCACGCGTGA